In the Mycolicibacter sp. MU0102 genome, one interval contains:
- a CDS encoding glucose 1-dehydrogenase encodes MAGIDLTGKVAIITGAARGQGAAEARLFTELGAQVVLTDVQADDGERLAAELGARFVRHDVGDEAGWKTVVQTAVSEFGRLDVLVNNAAICQSIPLVEQSAAGFNAMLRVNLIGAFLGVKAVVEPMQASGGGSVINVSSQAGLQGLAGYSAYGASKWGLRGMTKVAAIELGPYGIRVNSVHPGMIDTPMVAHLGVRPGLGRHPAAPLTRIGLPSEVADVVAFLASDASAYVTGAELAVDGGASAGKIPTPTPRRASSGISVSKDFRDL; translated from the coding sequence ATGGCCGGAATTGACCTGACCGGCAAGGTCGCCATCATCACCGGGGCCGCACGCGGGCAGGGCGCCGCTGAGGCCCGGCTGTTCACCGAGCTCGGCGCTCAGGTGGTGCTCACCGATGTGCAGGCCGACGACGGGGAGCGCCTCGCCGCCGAACTCGGGGCCCGGTTCGTGCGCCACGACGTCGGCGACGAGGCCGGGTGGAAGACCGTGGTCCAGACTGCGGTCAGCGAGTTCGGGCGCCTCGATGTGCTGGTCAACAATGCCGCGATCTGCCAGTCGATTCCGCTCGTCGAACAGTCCGCCGCGGGTTTCAATGCGATGCTGCGAGTCAACCTCATCGGGGCGTTTCTGGGCGTCAAGGCGGTGGTGGAGCCGATGCAGGCCAGCGGCGGCGGGTCGGTGATCAATGTGTCATCGCAAGCCGGATTGCAGGGTCTGGCCGGCTACAGCGCCTACGGGGCATCGAAGTGGGGGCTGCGCGGCATGACGAAGGTCGCGGCAATCGAATTGGGGCCCTATGGGATTCGCGTCAACTCGGTCCACCCCGGCATGATCGACACCCCGATGGTCGCGCACCTGGGCGTCCGGCCCGGGTTGGGGCGACACCCGGCAGCACCGCTGACCCGCATCGGGCTGCCCTCCGAAGTCGCCGACGTGGTCGCCTTCTTGGCCTCGGATGCCTCGGCGTATGTGACCGGAGCCGAACTGGCCGTCGACGGCGGAGCAAGCGCGGGCAAGATCCCGACCCCGACACCGCGACGGGCATCGTCCGGCATTAGCGTGTCTAAAGACTTTCGGGATCTTTGA
- a CDS encoding SDR family NAD(P)-dependent oxidoreductase, translated as MQLRNARVLITGASRGLGRSIAQVVAERGADVALVARDGAALEILAKELDGKAYPTDLSDPAAVEALVDRVEADGPVDVLINNAGVDHVGRFHEATPAQVRNLLQINLAAPMELCRQVIPGMVARGRGHVVNVSSMGAISQGPGLTLYGSSKAGLSHFTAGIRGELRGKPVGTTLVQIGEVKTDMIDHIRAFGPARRTIERSIRWRMIPRESLDPVAVSEAIAGAVERNRRHVIMPRNIVAMAKFAEFPRRVSELMLTGIDQDRD; from the coding sequence ATGCAGCTGAGGAACGCTCGGGTCTTGATCACCGGCGCCAGCCGTGGTCTGGGCAGGAGCATCGCCCAGGTGGTTGCCGAGCGCGGCGCCGACGTCGCGCTGGTGGCGCGCGATGGTGCGGCGCTGGAGATCCTGGCCAAGGAGCTCGACGGCAAGGCTTACCCGACCGACCTGTCCGACCCGGCGGCGGTGGAGGCACTGGTCGACCGGGTGGAAGCCGATGGGCCGGTGGACGTGCTGATCAACAACGCCGGCGTCGACCATGTCGGCCGGTTTCACGAGGCGACCCCTGCGCAGGTACGCAACCTGCTGCAGATCAACCTGGCAGCGCCGATGGAACTGTGCCGCCAGGTGATACCGGGCATGGTGGCGCGCGGTCGCGGCCATGTCGTCAACGTGTCGTCGATGGGCGCCATCTCGCAGGGGCCCGGCCTGACGCTCTACGGGTCGTCGAAGGCCGGGCTGAGTCACTTCACCGCCGGCATTCGCGGGGAGTTGCGGGGAAAGCCGGTTGGCACCACGCTGGTGCAGATCGGCGAGGTCAAGACGGACATGATCGACCACATCCGGGCGTTCGGGCCGGCCCGGCGCACCATTGAGCGATCCATTCGGTGGCGGATGATTCCCCGCGAATCCCTTGACCCGGTGGCGGTTTCGGAGGCCATTGCGGGGGCGGTCGAGCGCAACCGCCGGCATGTCATCATGCCGCGCAACATCGTGGCGATGGCCAAGTTCGCCGAGTTCCCCCGGCGGGTTTCCGAACTGATGTTGACCGGTATCGATCAGGACCGCGACTGA
- a CDS encoding alpha/beta hydrolase produces the protein MSDIASMQTELADRMSAAFASIAAGDGDAVQVRASLKASRRPARPVPVGWVDERHIPGPAGPMQVRIYFPLVPGTPGEKLPVLVYFHGGGFVLCDLDSHDSCCRRLANGAGAIVVSVEYRLAPEAPFPAAIDDAWAATQWVAAHLAELGGDPARFVVAGDSAGGNLAAVVAMLARDHGGPAIAFQLLIYPVVDQRRKQASASGARPAPNGTLTAAHMQWFTEQYLGRDGDRTAVLASPILGDFTGLPPAHVVTGALDPLCAEGEEYAQRLQDAGVAASVTRYAQGFHGFFNLADHLPFAAQASDDVCAVLRAALPEGSPCS, from the coding sequence GTGAGCGATATCGCCTCGATGCAGACCGAGCTGGCCGACCGGATGAGCGCGGCCTTCGCATCCATCGCGGCCGGTGACGGCGACGCGGTCCAGGTGCGGGCCAGCCTGAAAGCGAGCCGGCGACCGGCTAGACCCGTCCCGGTGGGCTGGGTCGATGAGCGCCACATTCCCGGCCCCGCCGGCCCGATGCAGGTGCGCATCTACTTCCCCCTCGTGCCGGGCACACCCGGGGAGAAGCTGCCGGTGCTGGTCTATTTCCACGGCGGCGGCTTCGTACTGTGCGACCTCGACTCGCACGACTCCTGCTGTCGCCGGCTCGCCAACGGTGCCGGAGCGATCGTGGTGTCGGTCGAGTACCGGCTGGCTCCCGAAGCGCCGTTCCCCGCCGCGATCGATGACGCCTGGGCGGCCACCCAGTGGGTGGCGGCCCATCTGGCCGAACTCGGCGGCGATCCGGCGCGGTTCGTAGTCGCCGGTGACAGTGCCGGCGGCAACCTGGCCGCGGTGGTGGCCATGCTCGCCCGCGACCATGGCGGGCCCGCGATCGCATTCCAGTTGCTCATCTATCCCGTCGTCGATCAGCGACGCAAGCAGGCGTCGGCGTCCGGTGCCCGGCCCGCCCCCAACGGGACCCTCACCGCGGCGCACATGCAGTGGTTCACCGAGCAGTACCTGGGTCGCGACGGCGACCGGACCGCTGTACTGGCTTCGCCGATCCTCGGTGACTTCACCGGCCTACCGCCGGCCCACGTCGTCACCGGCGCGCTGGACCCGCTGTGCGCCGAGGGCGAGGAGTACGCCCAGCGGCTTCAGGACGCCGGCGTGGCGGCCAGCGTCACGCGCTACGCGCAGGGCTTCCACGGCTTCTTCAATCTGGCAGACCATCTGCCCTTCGCGGCCCAAGCCAGCGACGACGTCTGCGCGGTGCTCCGTGCGGCCCTACCGGAAGGATCACCATGCAGCTGA